The Lolium perenne isolate Kyuss_39 chromosome 6, Kyuss_2.0, whole genome shotgun sequence genome segment ggcgagctcctcgtcgctgctcccatagccctctatgggagcctcctcctcgtcgtcgtcgtcgtcgtcaccatccgatccggcgcggaagcgtttcgccggcggatagtcctcgagggagtcgtcgtcgtcttcttcttcctcctcctcggaggaagtgtagccgtcccaggagaacgagtcgtcctcgctcgtcgCTTCCAGTTCCCCATTGGCGAGGAACTGAAGGTCGTCGTCgccactggtcaaggacttgtcgtcctcggaccagacgtagggctcgtggtcctcGTTATCCCACTCCGttgcggcgaggatgtcgtgcgccgccagcgagccccactccggcgtcggctcacgagatgaggaagaatcggagaagagatctgacgaggtggaggaggacgaagaggagaaggattgggaagaaagatccgacgaggcggaggaggaagaagaggaagacatggctacaggagatggggaattttttgggtgccgatggccagaacagagcaaggggatgaagaggcgaactgttcggcgcggttaaataaaggggatatagtggtgattcaatgccacagcagtttccgaggaagtggtgcccaaagagaaaaaaaaacaacggtcaaatcacgcggagaagttgagaaggcgaggcatcatgatgaaggatactgcaacggttttgccctgccacgacatgacccgacgaggaaaaagcagagtgattttggaattatcaattccaaaaccaggggggcatgtgttatcaccagaatttgaacggatcagaggtgggccgtaattaagatgggcttgaagaatatacatagaagatatacatgaagcagccttgtacaagaaagtttgggctagtttgcccgtgtatctgtaaatatagtaggatccgtgtcggttaggtagaatctggctcgtgcacggttgagaTTATTCccgcgttagaaagtctacggactataaatatgtatctagggttattgagaaaaacaacaatcacgttcaccacaaaccaatctaggcgcatcgccaacccccttgtttcgagggtttcttccgggtaagcatcatgctgcctagatcgcatcttgcgatctaggcagtatacgtttattcgttattcatgcgttgctcgtgctgaagccttgttgatggcgagcaacgtagttatcatagatgtgttagggttagcattgtttcatcgtattacatgctttcgtccatgcaacccttagacgtctagccgcccttacacctatcttaggtgtaaggggcggcacctcgcttgatcattatctagtagatccgatccgttatgattgttcctttttcttcaaggattagtttaatatctacatagttaggccttgcaaacgggttgaagaatccagtagcacgtagggtgtagtttgctaaccctagataagatgttccgggggtcaacttcatgttggtttttaggcattGTCTAgagttggtttattatcaccgtgcgtggctgccaggctcaatcacgcgtaggatgttccgattatgtggtgaaaaccctaaatcgtcgtaggtcgttttagctatatgttgatcaagcaggaccaccatgtgatcgtagacctcatacgaaccatgggtggatcggctccttgagccgattcacaggacaacctgagagccgatcgaggctcgtatttaatgtttacgtgtatgccatgcaggaaactaagcgaagcaaatccatcaccttcctgatcaggtatagatcaggtggcacgcccttgcaccagcatcgggacgtgcgtaccaggagctttgcgggccgtcgctcgagggaccagggccagccgcagctctgagttgttcccgactctacgtgttgccagccgttgctcgccggtgggtgtcGGACGCCAACACCGGCACAGAAAATAGATGCTAAAGTCATGATATCATCATTAAGTTCCTCATCTTCCTCCCCTATCCCTGAATCCGAGTCAGAAAAAACCTCCCTAACTGCCGTAGGGTCAAAGCTTTCTAGCTTTGCCTCTTTATTCTCATCTATAATATTATTTTTTCTTTTATTAGCCAAGAATAAGTTACACCTAGCATGCTCCAAATCTTGAATCATAGATATAGATTGTTCAATTTCTATATCATTACTACCCAAGCTAACACCAATACTTCTAGTGATACCAGAAATAAAACTAGGAACTGTATTTAGAACAGTGGGGAATGATTCTTTACCGGGTATAATATTCTCCAAATTCTTCTTCCTCGCCATGTCCTCCGTGTTCTCCATTGTGTGAGTATCTTCCTTGTTTTTGTTTCTGGCACTCCTCCTTCTATTCTCTAACTCATCAGCTGCAGCTTTCTCTTTGGCTCTCTGAATTCTTGCCTCCGCTTCACTCACATTCTTTTGGACACCCAGCTTCTCTTTATTCTGTCCCATGGTCTCAGTCCCCCCATCTCCATCTCCAAGCTGAGCTACTTTGTTGTTCTGCGACTTCTCATCATCCTCATCCTCCATTGCATAGTCAGGGTCTACATTTTCTTTATTGAATCCAGCTTCCTTCCTTTTCATCTCAGCTTCCAACTCCATCTCTTCTACAACTTTCTTATTGATTTCTCTAATTTTTTGAGTTCCCAATCCCAGCTGCCTAGCAAAGCTATCCGGGtgctcatcatcatcgtcatcaaggTCACAAGCCTCCAATCTTACCGAGTCTTCCGCAAATGTTTCATTGACTTCATTCACAGCTTTAGTGCCACCACTGTGCATATTCTGTCAATCCAAAAGGATCTTTCTGGTCTCCAACTCTTTTTGAAGGTTCTTGTCCATTTCCTCTTGACTACTTGGCACAAACTGTTCCCCATTGTCATCCAAAAACACCTCACCATCTCTCACCATATCTTCGGATTTCTTTGGAGACTTTGAGGTTTGTGAGCTATCAGGTTGGGACAGTTCCCTTGCTCTTTTTAAGTCTCCAGCACTCATATTTGCACTATCCTGAGATGTCTTGACAGTATCATTGTCACTCACCAGAATACCACCCATCATTGGTTCTCCCTCTTCCACAATATCTTCCAACTCAAAGTATATATCATAGATATATTCCTCATCATTAAGCGGAGCACTGGAAGGTATTTTTCGAGGATCTTTCACTCCAACTTTAGCTCTAATTACCTCACAGCTCCTATACAATTCCATATCAATTTCATACACCTTCCCAATCAGAGAAGCAGCCTCACAGAAGCCCTGATAATGTAGCATTGTTTCTGGGATACCAGACATCTTAACCCAGACAGAAAATAGTTTAAATTTGGCCATATAGCTGTTGGTCCACCTGTTCACACGTACTGTAGCTTTATGTCCTAGAAGACCAAAGAAATTGAAAGCCTTCATCTCATCGATTGATCAATCCCATCTTTACGGAATGTCGTAGAGTATTTCGCGCCCCAAATCACGCAGCAAACATAGGCGAAGATTGATAGGCTGGTAGCACGTAGAACTATCTGGCATGGACTTTTAGGGCGTTCGATTCCACGCCATCGAGCGACATGGACGCCACTACTTCTCTCCCGCACCCTGCCCGGCATAAAACTATCCCACGCCAGGCTCGTATAAATACAATACGCGGCAAAACACATACATCACGGCAGGGGCAGCACCGGCACGTAGGTCAACTACAAGCACCTGCCTCTGCTGCACTATACAGAAAGCTCGCCGTCGATCGAAATGCCTCCTCGCAGCCGCGTCCCCGCCGGGGCGGTCATCCTTTTCGTCGTCGTGgccatcctcctcgtcatcgacGGAGCCGACGCCTGGGGCTACAGGCGGGGCAGCCAGGCGTCCCGCTTCCTGGCGTCGCACAACGCGGCGCGCCGCGCGGTCGGCGTGCGGCCGCTGGCGTGGGACGCAGGTCTGGAGCGGCACGCGCGCAGGTACGCGGTGCAGCGCGCGcgcgccggctgcgccctcgTGCACTCGCACGGCCCGTTCGGGGAGAACCTGTTCCGCGGCAGCGGCGTGGGCGGCAGCGGCGGGTGGACGCCGGAGGCGGTGGTGGCAGCGTGGGTGGTGAAGGAGAGGGCCATGTACAGCGTCCAGTCCAACTCATGCCGCGGCCCCCGGGGCGCGTGCGGGCACTACACGCAGATCGTGTGGCGGGGCACCACCAAGGTCGGGTGCGCCATGGCGACCTGCGCCGGCGGCCGCGGCACCTTCGCCGTCTGCGTGTACAACCCGCCCGGTAACTACGCCGGCATGAAGCCCTACTAGAGACTGCTTCTGTGTACCCGATCGACGTGCGCGCGGATATATTGTtgtgcgtgcacgttccggccggtGTGTGAGGGCGTTCGAGAATGTCGTCGCGCGCGTCGACGATTATTCTGGGAGGCTGCATATATATTGGGTTGATTTGTTCACGTGGATCGTTTACATGGATCCACCGGTTTGTATATTGTTGAATTCGTTATTCGTTTATGCTTGGTGAAATGGAGGTAATAAGTTGGTTTGAATTCGTTATTTTCTTTTGAAATGGTAATAGGTTTGCCATTTTTATCGATTAGGGAGAACTTTTAGATGCGCCTTGACACAAGGTCAAAACCAATAGAAAGCTTACTCTTGACGCATAATATTACTGAACACTTTAGCCTCGGCGAGGCTCCACATAGTCACCTCCTCGTTGACGGTTGGTGATTCATTCCTAGAAATGTCGGTATTTTTCTTCCTTCATAATTCCACACACTAGCATCACAAGAGTAGCCTCGATGGACCCTTTTTTTTTGGATAACCTCTCTCCACCATTCTTTCACGGTGTATATCGTGTTCCATTGTCGTGCTTGTACGTCTATAAGCCTAGCAAATCATGCCCTCAAGTTTTTCCCCAAATACATCGAGAGTAGCGACATCGCAAGAGGATGTGTGCGTTCGATTTCTTGAATTTGATCGCAAAGCTAAAGGGGGGGCGGGGGGTTTAGCCACTCTCGCCTATGAAGCATATTATCCCTCCAAAGCACTACAGTGGAATGCACTAGCAGTAGTAACGCATAATGTGACATCCTTCAATTTTTTTACCGGAGTGTCGTTGAAGCTGGATGCTAGTAGAAGAAGGTTCTTGCCCATTTTTGAGACAATGGCATGAAATCAAGTGTCTATAAACCTTCGTACTTGGAAGCAAATGTCAGAGTCTGCTCGTGCCGATCTCAAGAACGAGATCCTCACACACTTCTGACATCCGAGGTGAGGACAAGAAGTGGCATGTGCGCGCGGCTCTTTTGATTGCTGGGAAAGGCCTGGAAGAAATGGAAGAGTAATCTCGTGAGGGAGTTCGTGCATAACCATATCACCCCTTTTGCCAAGTTAACGCAGATCTCTGAAGAAAAATGAGCTAAGTTTATGCTGGCCAATGTTGCAAACTAGTGATATGTGACTTGCCATGTTAGGAAGTGTCAATTCTGGTTCGGAGTTGTATGTCGTTGTTCAAAAAATTTAGACGTATCTGTCAATTCTAGTTCTGATTTGTATGTTATGTTGCAATCTGTGACTTGTGACTTGTGGCATACATCCCTGCACTTCTTATTATCTTATACCGCTTAAATAATATATGCAGCCGCAGCCGCTGCTTAAATACTGCATAAAGCTGTTTTAAACTTTTTCGGATGCTCCGAATACCTACGGAAGAGCCATCTGAGGAGTCATATAAACGGAGCCGGCCAAACATTAAAGCTGTCGCTGATAGTCGTATTACTGGAGCCGGCCGAGAATAGGAGCTGTCTCTGATAGGTACGGTAGTTTTTTTGTTTGCCAAGAATCTTGATACAAGCTAGAGCCGGTTTCGAATGGGTAACCCGGCTCTGGCCTATGTAAAAAACTGGCTTAGTAGTGACCGTAGAGAAGTGAGAACACAAGTGAAAGAGCCACACTGACGTGCGGCGCGCACCTGGTTTCTCGTGAACACAGCACGGGGTATGGCAGTATGAGCCGTTGCTTCGGCTTGGAGCAGCCACCGGACGGTGTAGAGACGACAGAGAGACGTATTCATCAGTCTGGTAGTAGGACATGCATGGCACATAGCCAGGTAACCACTCAATATTTCCTGATTGACGGTACACAGCTAATCAATCTTTCGGCGCAACTCGTCGCCGGCCAACCGACCGGCCCCGTCCAGCGACCGTCAGTTACGATCAGTCGGTGATGCTGTCGTACATGCTGTAACCGAGCATCCATGGGCACGTTTGGTCGAAGGAAAACTTAAACGGGGTCTGCAAGAACCTATACAGTAGTACCCATAACATAATTGAAACAATCAGTTTCAGTTTGCATGACTGAATGAGGCATCCCACTTGCAGACTGAAATAGCTCCAACTTGAAATGAGATTGGGCTTGTGTTTCTCCTAGCATCTGAACGTCACAGCCAGCTACTATGCACTCCCCGAGACAGGGTAATGAGAGCGTAATGCAAACAAGTAACAACGGTTCGTGCAGAACAGGGCATACACGCCCAGCAACGCGCGCGAGCTGTCTTCGCCTGACCTAGCCAGCCCTTCTCACACCCGGGTAGCTTcaagttttttttttcgaaaagggggaaaaatcgccccagcttctgcatccaaaggatgcacacggctttttattagattattcatgaagccttacaagaaacaatacaaaagatcactCTCGAAGCAACCTAactatacctacagtgggatgtatagggtgacaatacaccaactcacatcatccaaactaaatgccttcccaaaccgcccaatagcaggtgagaagcacatccgaTCAGCAGACTCTCGCACGCCAACGCCCACGCCACGGGAGTTGcttccgccgtcttcctcgactccatcttcaagagagataatcgcattaaccttgcaagacctgcgcgtcgatgccaccatgacgccttGAGGCAGCTCCACCATCCACTCCACCAACATCCGCCAACATCCAGtcggctccaaaaacgatgccccaagaggtagaacgacgcagagcgcgccgccatcgtccgatccgggagacccggacctagggtttcccccggagcagcacgagtgagagaccgcagactgcgacgacgatgccttcaagaaggtagcggcgtgacacgtcgccatcgtccgccaaccgaggtcggagcacggttttcaccggcagccgcgcatcccgaacccgccgagtgtagtgccaagacgggcaaagatgacgccttcgacaaggtaacgacgtcgcccgacgccgccatcatccgccaagaccgaggtcgaggctcggttttcaccggccgccatgacaccccggactagatcTCACCGCAACCCTGCCGCCCACACGGCCAGGGCCACGGGCCACCGCTCGCCGCGAAGAAGACGGCACCGCTGCCACCATCCGAGCCGCCGCTCCGGCGTCAGGCCCCGCCGAGACCACCACCGGCAGCCCCTCCGGCACCGAAGCCCGCCGCCACCGAGCCGCCGGATCCCGAGAGCCACCCGCCGCCACGGACGGAGGAGCGGCTGCCGGAGTCGCCGACCAAGGGGAGACGCGTCGGGGTGGAGAGCGTCGCCGGCGGCGGCCTCGGCCCGGCAAGCCCAGCCTGGCCACCTTCCTCCATGCGGCTGTGCTTGGCGCCGGGGACCGCAGCCGAGGGCCaaatccccgccgcccccttcaccggcgccGCGGCCTTTGGCCGGCAGCACCTCGAGGGGCgacgaggagggagagaggggggagggcggacggggcggcggcggctagggtttgccccTCCCGGTCGCTCTTTTATTGTTTATTTAGCACCAAAAGTTCAACTACAGAATCAAGAAGTTCAAATTTGTGGTGCTCATCTTGTCCGCTTCAGCTAGGGCAGGACGCCGGTGTGCCTGCCACAAAAGTCAGCATCGTCTCCATTTGTTTCGGCGCATATTAGGCGGCGTTCTCGACAGCCAGTGATTGGCACGTTGGGCCAGTAGGTACGTACCAGACAGAAACCGTCCAAATTTCCAACCATGGCACGACGCCGTTCACATTTCTGGCTATTCGGTAGGTCAGCTTCGGGATAATGGTAGCCCATGCCTAGCTCTAAGAAACGAGGCTAGTTTCAAATTAAAAACACAAGTAACGTTTCGAATTGTGACTGAAAACATGGCCAGTTGGATGCTCAGTGCAGACGATGTTTCAGCATGACTGATATTTGGTGTCTGACTGCGCATGGTAACTGATCATAGTTGATGGCTTAAGTAAGATGCGCATGAAGATTTTCGCCTACCTCGCCAACATCGACCGATTGTGCACGCGTGCCAATCTCCGCTACAAGAACTGCAAGCCTTTGGATGTGTGTGTTGCTTGTCCATTTGTCGAGACCGGCAGGAATCTGTACTTCGACTGCCAGCTTTCGGCGGCGGTTTGGCCACAGCTGGATGTCCCAATCCCGGTGGGACGCTTCTCCATCTGGGACATGCAGGCTCCCCCTCTTGTCTCTGCCGACACTTGGCATGTCGGTGTTGACGTGATCCTCTGGTTCATCTAGAAAACTCGTAACGACCTAGTCTTCAACGGCAAACCCCCACGGCGAGCTCAAGCAGGAGGGTGTGTGAAGACCTTTCTCTATGGCGGTGGCGGTTCAAGATCACTTACCGAGCGCCCCTCGACGCGCTTTGGTCCCTTATCCTTTCTCGCATTACATAATAGAGCTGTAATTTCTCTCCCCCATCCCCTTTTATTCACCTTGTACATATGGATCGACTGTTTGGCCATTTTTACGTCACCCTCGAAGAAAAAAAACTAAGATGCGTACTTCCTTGTCACAGGGACTCGCGGACTCAAGGTAATGTGTAGGTCTCAGGGGAGAAATTAAGTCAAGGTAATGTGTACCCAGGCACCCAGCTATAGGCTAAGCAAGGCTAACAGTGTGTTCGCAAGGCAGCCAATCGAGCTGTAAAGAGAGCCTTTTGACATTGCCTGGTTGATTCCTGTGGCGGGGTCTCGTGATTCGTCGAGCCATAAAAAAAAATTCGTGCATTATCAGCGCGTATTAGGACTCTATTTTTCTCTAACCACTAAAGGCATGTAAAATAGTCAAGAAGGCATGCCTTCCTTTACCCCGCCAGATCAGCTAGATAAGACAATAGATATAAATCATACAATGACacaatgcattatctcttatAGTCTCATCTCTAGCAATTAATATTAATAATTAAATTTTGGTTAAAAATTTATTGACAAAGGAAGACATATTTGATACAATAGAGAAAATAGTCTCCCCTTATTTCCTACGAGATGATTTCTTAGCTAAGAAAAGACGGAACCAGATCCTCTAATGTAGAGGAGACAAGTCATGCAAGCAAAGTGCTTTTCTAGGGTAAAAACCAGTAAGAAAGTCCGGGTACTGTAGCAACAACTGTATATATTTTACTGTAGACAGTTACTATACAAATAAATCGTATAAACAAAAAAAAAGTCAGTGATAATTTTGATTGTAAGTAATTATTGTGAATGGATACCACATATTTATATTGTGCAAGTTAATTTAGATCAAATTTTTCTTAATCATCTGAATATGAAAGAGGAAAGTTAGAGAACTGTAGCTTACCTGACTTGTGTCCTCCACGTTAGAGGAGCTGGAAAGAcaaccttctctctcctccaactaatcaAAAATATGACGTAACATCTCTAAAAGAAGGTTGAAATCACCCAATTGTACTCACCCTAAAACCATCTCTAGCCAATAGGGCTTCCGGGCTTCCAGCAAGAGCTACGAACATGCGGTATTAAGGCAGGTTGCTGCCATATGGGGCTTCTTATCGGCGTCCCCAATGGATTTTTCCAAATAAATCTGAATTTTTTAATCAGCTAGAAACCAGTGAATTTCATTCAAATTCTTTGGAAAAGTTCAC includes the following:
- the LOC127309231 gene encoding pathogenesis-related protein PR-1, coding for MPPRSRVPAGAVILFVVVAILLVIDGADAWGYRRGSQASRFLASHNAARRAVGVRPLAWDAGLERHARRYAVQRARAGCALVHSHGPFGENLFRGSGVGGSGGWTPEAVVAAWVVKERAMYSVQSNSCRGPRGACGHYTQIVWRGTTKVGCAMATCAGGRGTFAVCVYNPPGNYAGMKPY